The Chitinispirillum alkaliphilum genome has a segment encoding these proteins:
- a CDS encoding Flagellar biosynthesis protein FliS, translated as MKQGYTAYKNTSIDTADQGKLILIAYDVAIKHAKLALEKFDDYKLLEERTKHLFKVQDAITELLSSLNLDSGEIAVNLYRLYEYMLKTLVDAGIKSEKEKVTEVLGYLETLKSAWAEAAQKVKAENASELKSNVAMMG; from the coding sequence ATGAAACAAGGGTATACGGCATACAAAAACACCAGTATTGATACAGCTGATCAGGGTAAACTGATTTTGATTGCATATGATGTGGCGATTAAACATGCCAAACTCGCTCTTGAAAAATTTGACGACTATAAACTTCTGGAAGAGAGAACAAAACACCTGTTTAAAGTTCAGGATGCCATTACAGAGCTTCTGAGCTCATTAAATCTGGACAGCGGAGAAATTGCTGTCAATCTGTACAGATTATATGAATATATGCTCAAAACTCTGGTTGATGCGGGGATCAAAAGTGAAAAGGAAAAGGTTACAGAGGTTTTGGGCTATTTGGAAACGCTAAAATCAGCATGGGCTGAAGCGGCTCAGAAGGTGAAAGCGGAAAATGCTTCTGAATTAAAAAGCAATGTAGCGATGATGGGGTGA